Proteins from one Hemicordylus capensis ecotype Gifberg chromosome 7, rHemCap1.1.pri, whole genome shotgun sequence genomic window:
- the LOC128333161 gene encoding protein NKG7-like isoform X1, whose amino-acid sequence MLPKIDGTSGVGEGEPIRGRGNRQEEMVRLGYFVFRNPFSFVPFSLAYSQPTLTFLTQPLRIGSVVCSSASLLLLLTSLCTSYWLLESTSQGLVHGGLWEICLGPDCKIYPFGAIAPFLHASRAFLIMATLLGISSLSCSCVAFSRCRTGPVSLDTIAAGLSFGAGICILVSMAVFTISYWSANPFIQNVIIFGSSYGAGWVSFPMYTMTSGVIITTYKTTCPDYGACSDIGASRLSSGRMAGFTSWISQRWNI is encoded by the exons ATGCTCCCCAAGATAGATGGCACGtcgggggtgggagagggagaacctATTAGGGGAAGGGGAAACAGGCAAGAGGAAATGGTGCGGCTGGGATATTTTGTGTTCAG GAATCCTTTCTCCTTCGTGCCCTTCTCACTAGCATACTCTCAGCCCACGCTCACGTTCTTGACGCAGCCTCTACGGATCGGCAGCGTGGTCTGCTCCTCAGCTAGCTTGCTGCTCCTGCTGACCTCTCTGTGCACGTCCTACTGGCTGCTCGAAAGTACCTCTCAAGGCCTGGTCCATGGTGGTCTTTGGGAGATCTGCTTGGGTCCAGATTGCAAAATATACCCGTTTGGTGCCATTG CACCATTCCTCCATGCAAGCAGAGCCTTCCTCATCATGGCgaccctccttggcatctcctctTTGTCCTGCAGCTGTGTGGCTTTCAGCCGTTGCCGAACAGGCCCTGTGTCTCTGGACACCATCGCCGCTGGCCTCAGCTTTGGTGCAG GTATCTGCATCTTGGTATCCATGGCTGTGTTCACAATTTCGTACTGGAGTGCCAACCCTTTCATACAAAATGTCATCATTTTTGGGTCATCCTATGGTGCAGGATGGGTCTCCTTTCCTATGTACACCATGACGA GTGGAGTAATAATAACAACTTACAAAACTACCTGTCCTGATTACGGGGCCTGCTCTGATATAGGGGCCTCAAGACTTTCCAGTGGGAGAATGGCTGGTTTCACATCATGGATTTCCCAGCGGTGGAATATTTAG
- the LOC128333161 gene encoding uncharacterized protein LOC128333161 isoform X2: MLPKIDGTSGVGEGEPIRGRGNRQEEMVRLGYFVFRNPFSFVPFSLAYSQPTLTFLTQPLRIGSVVCSSASLLLLLTSLCTSYWLLESTSQGLVHGGLWEICLGPDCKIYPFGAIGICILVSMAVFTISYWSANPFIQNVIIFGSSYGAGWVSFPMYTMTSGVIITTYKTTCPDYGACSDIGASRLSSGRMAGFTSWISQRWNI; the protein is encoded by the exons ATGCTCCCCAAGATAGATGGCACGtcgggggtgggagagggagaacctATTAGGGGAAGGGGAAACAGGCAAGAGGAAATGGTGCGGCTGGGATATTTTGTGTTCAG GAATCCTTTCTCCTTCGTGCCCTTCTCACTAGCATACTCTCAGCCCACGCTCACGTTCTTGACGCAGCCTCTACGGATCGGCAGCGTGGTCTGCTCCTCAGCTAGCTTGCTGCTCCTGCTGACCTCTCTGTGCACGTCCTACTGGCTGCTCGAAAGTACCTCTCAAGGCCTGGTCCATGGTGGTCTTTGGGAGATCTGCTTGGGTCCAGATTGCAAAATATACCCGTTTGGTGCCATTG GTATCTGCATCTTGGTATCCATGGCTGTGTTCACAATTTCGTACTGGAGTGCCAACCCTTTCATACAAAATGTCATCATTTTTGGGTCATCCTATGGTGCAGGATGGGTCTCCTTTCCTATGTACACCATGACGA GTGGAGTAATAATAACAACTTACAAAACTACCTGTCCTGATTACGGGGCCTGCTCTGATATAGGGGCCTCAAGACTTTCCAGTGGGAGAATGGCTGGTTTCACATCATGGATTTCCCAGCGGTGGAATATTTAG
- the LOC128333235 gene encoding uncharacterized protein LOC128333235, which produces MAEKYPANHNSPERRPVLVSSHSSTSEPSPSGPSDLQPFSLGRVSSSTNLSSITVPVRLDVLYFLLTSAARGAQHALQPTPLQGGQGSFPACHVPATQYSLSCCGCPSSCHSVPGVATVVQQVSGAQQAIGVPQGRAHGGQNAGVMESRNNGPRWSSNGQRSDGNSWSRVNQNQPDSSGSWRRAQFSGGWQENPRREMGGGQGNWQGRRQNFSSPWGDQRQGMADSAPWKSGSQDRRREAPPLGPNASNRRRTQEGCHWQTPRDAPDAKRRPDSARMGWQKSQESPRFVGKTAAAGPVEKAPQESGEDWDMDYEREQAVPKAPEMASHASSRQVDTSKDAEIALPADAPKPRLMVSPPPEPPSKDQESATAREQPAVPRTDWSKSAGFVSYLKSLYSDPSGKSSSEGSTDLVIDLSKTEEEEPSLENAKQCLENAADGKMKSCE; this is translated from the coding sequence ATGGCTGAGAAGTATCCCGCCAACCACAACTCTCCGGAGAGAAGACCGGTGCTGGTCTCATCTCACTCCTCCACCAGTGAACCTTCTCCATCTGGTCCCTCTGACCTGCAGCCCTTCTCCCTGGGCCGGGTATCCTCTTCCACCAACCTGTCCTCCATCACAGTGCCGGTGCGCCTGGATGTCCTTTACTTCCTGCTCACTAGCGCCGCCAGAGGGGCTCAGCATGCCCTGCAGCCCACCCCCCTTCAAGGCGGGCAAGGCTCTTTCCCCGCCTGCCACGTCCCAGCTACTCAGTACTCCTTGAGCTGCTGTGggtgcccctcctcctgccacagTGTGCCAGGCGTTGCCACTGTTGTTCAGCAAGTCAGTGGGGCTCAGCAAGCcattggggtcccccaaggaaGAGCACATGGTGGGCAGAACGCTGGAGTTATGGAGAGCCGAAACAATGGACCCCGTTGGAGCAGCAATGGCCAACGAAGTGATGGGAACAGCTGGTCCCGTGTCAACCAAAACCAACCAGACTCATCAGGGAGTTGGAGAAGAGCCCAGTTCTCCGGGGGCTGGCAGGAGAACCCGAGAAGGGAAATGGGAGGAGGACAAGGCAATTGGCAGGGCAGACGGCAGAATTTTAGCAGCCCCTGGGGTGATCAGAGGCAAGGCATGGCTGACTCAGCCCCCTGGAAGTCAGGATCCCAGGATCGGAGAAGAGAAGCACCTCCTTTGGGCCCCAACGCCAGCAACCGGAGAAGGACCCAAGAGGGGTGTCATTGGCAGACACCACGGGATGCCCCAGATGCCAAAAGACGTCCAGACAGTGCCAGGATGGGGTGGCAGAAGTCTCAAGAGTCTCCTCGCTTTGTTGGCAAGACTGCAGCCGCTGGACCAGTTGAAAAGGCCCCCCAGGAGAGTGGAGAGGATTGGGACATGGATTATGAGAGGGAGCAAGCCGTCCCCAAAGCCCCAGAGATGGCTTCCCACGCTTCTTCCAGGCAGGTTGACACCTCCAAAGACGCTGAGATTGCTCTCCCAGCCGATGCCCCCAAGCCGCGGTTGATGGTCTCTCCTCCCCCAGAGCCTCCCTCCAAGGACCAGGAGTCAGCTACTGCGAGAGAACAGCCCGCGGTACCCAGAACTGATTGGAGCAAGAGTGCAGGGTTCGTCAGCTACCTCAAGAGCCTTTATTCCGACCCATCGGGGAAATCCAGCTCTGAAGGCTCGACAGATCTGGTCATTGATTTGTCCAAAACGGAGGAGGAAGAGCCGTCGCTGGAGAATGCAAAACAGTGCCTGGAGAACGCAGCGGATGGCAAGATGAAATCCTGCGAATAG
- the LOC128333101 gene encoding lens fiber membrane intrinsic protein-like gives MYSFMGGGLFCAAVANILLVVSTVTDYWMQYRLAGIFAHQGLWKYCFAGKCYLQMESIAYWNATRAFMILSALTCFAGVLTGILSFAQFSAFQRFNRSFATSVLFFASTLFVLLAMAIYTGVTVSFLGKRFGEWRFAWSYILGWVALLMTFFAGIFYMCAYKMHKCQQLAVAN, from the exons ATGTACAGCTTCATGGGCGGGGGCTTGTTCTGCGCTGCCGTGGCAAATATCCTGCTGGTGGTGTCCACCGTGACGGACTACTGGATGCAGTATCGGCTCGCTGGCATCTTTGCCCACCAGGGACTCTGGAAATACTGCTTCGCTGGGAAATGCTACCTCCAAATGGAGAGCATTG CTTACTGGAATGCCACCCGGGCCTTCATGATCCTGTCAGCGCTCACCTGCTTTGCGGGCGTCCTCACAGGGATCCTGTCCTTTGCCCAGTTCTCCGCCTTCCAGCGTTTCAACCGATCGTTTGCTACCAGCGTTCTCTTCTTCGCTTCCA CACTATTTGTCCTCCTAGCGATGGCGATTTACACCGGGGTCACGGTCAGCTTCCTGGGCAAGCGATTTGGAGAGTGGCGTTTTGCGTGGTCCTACATCTTGGGCTGGGTCGCCCTTCTGATGACCTTCTTTGCAG GTATATTTTACATGTGTGCCTACAAGATGCACAAATGTCAGCAACTGGCTGTCGCCAACTAG